From Novipirellula galeiformis, the proteins below share one genomic window:
- a CDS encoding Rrf2 family transcriptional regulator produces the protein MLISARVHYACLAMLELAMRAEDAAPVAVREITDQHNIPGPFLVQILRTLRTAGWVQSVRGSQGGYRLSVDPKEITLLDVAEAMGCQEGSSHVAENATQTDQSLQRVWDKASEASREVLSSVRLSDLAEQCRYGDATMFYI, from the coding sequence ATGCTTATTTCAGCCCGCGTTCATTACGCCTGTCTCGCCATGCTTGAGCTGGCGATGCGTGCCGAGGATGCTGCGCCGGTTGCGGTTCGCGAGATCACCGACCAGCATAACATTCCTGGCCCCTTTCTGGTCCAGATCTTGCGGACGTTGCGCACGGCTGGATGGGTGCAAAGCGTTCGAGGCAGCCAAGGAGGCTATCGGCTGTCGGTCGATCCCAAGGAAATTACCTTGCTCGATGTTGCCGAGGCGATGGGATGTCAGGAAGGAAGCTCGCACGTCGCCGAAAATGCAACGCAAACGGATCAGTCGTTACAGCGAGTTTGGGACAAAGCGAGTGAAGCCTCGCGTGAAGTGCTCAGCAGTGTCCGGCTGAGCGATCTGGCCGAGCAATGTCGTTACGGCGATGCAACGATGTTCTACATCTGA
- a CDS encoding phosphoadenylyl-sulfate reductase, which translates to MSAVLHRPIDEKSSSIMTQPKSTSSNPLQLYSLDSGEPRGALAAEPPLEPSEALLAELQRDSESLEKATPQEILKWAVDRFAPHFTMATAFGPEGMTIIHMLAEIAPQTPIFNLETGYQFAETLELRETVKKRYGIEVEYKYPETTVAQYEAANGGPVYKTDPNRCCFDRKLSVLHAAAKGWHAWASAIRRDQSPDRAKAPIVGWDRKFELVKISPLANWTKKEVWSLIAAEKIPYNPLHDQGYPSVGCQPCTRSVLAGEDERAGRWSGFQKTECGLHSS; encoded by the coding sequence ATGTCTGCTGTTCTCCACCGCCCGATCGACGAGAAGTCGAGCTCGATAATGACGCAACCCAAATCAACGTCTTCGAATCCCTTGCAACTGTATTCGCTCGATTCAGGAGAGCCGCGGGGTGCTTTGGCAGCCGAGCCGCCATTGGAGCCGAGTGAAGCCTTATTGGCGGAGTTACAGCGGGACAGCGAGTCGTTAGAAAAAGCGACGCCGCAAGAGATCTTAAAATGGGCGGTCGACCGTTTTGCACCCCATTTCACGATGGCGACCGCGTTTGGCCCCGAGGGGATGACGATCATCCATATGCTTGCCGAGATCGCTCCGCAGACGCCCATTTTCAATCTTGAGACGGGGTACCAGTTTGCCGAGACGCTCGAGTTGCGTGAAACGGTCAAGAAACGCTACGGAATCGAAGTCGAGTACAAGTATCCGGAGACGACGGTGGCGCAGTACGAGGCGGCGAATGGGGGGCCGGTTTACAAGACGGATCCGAATCGTTGCTGCTTCGATCGTAAGCTCAGTGTGCTGCACGCCGCAGCGAAGGGTTGGCATGCTTGGGCCAGTGCGATTCGTCGAGACCAGAGTCCCGACCGTGCCAAGGCGCCGATCGTCGGATGGGATCGTAAGTTTGAATTGGTGAAGATCAGTCCGTTGGCGAATTGGACCAAGAAAGAGGTGTGGTCGTTAATCGCGGCGGAAAAGATTCCCTACAACCCGCTGCATGACCAGGGTTACCCGAGCGTGGGATGCCAACCGTGCACCCGCTCGGTGTTGGCCGGGGAAGACGAGCGAGCGGGACGTTGGTCCGGTTTTCAGAAAACCGAATGTGGTTTGCACTCTTCGTAA